In Stigmatella erecta, the following proteins share a genomic window:
- a CDS encoding FKBP-type peptidyl-prolyl cis-trans isomerase, protein MSLKTEDIKVGTGAEAVAGKSVTVHYVGTLTTGSKFDSSRDRGQGFTFQLGAGKVIQGWDQGVAGMKVGGVRKLTIPPELGYGDRGFPPVIPPKSTLLFEVELLDVK, encoded by the coding sequence ATGAGCTTGAAGACCGAGGACATCAAGGTGGGCACGGGCGCCGAAGCGGTGGCGGGCAAATCCGTCACGGTGCATTACGTGGGGACGTTGACCACCGGGTCCAAGTTCGACAGCAGCCGTGACCGCGGCCAGGGCTTCACCTTCCAGCTGGGGGCGGGGAAGGTCATCCAGGGCTGGGACCAGGGCGTGGCGGGGATGAAGGTCGGCGGCGTGCGCAAGCTCACCATCCCGCCGGAGCTGGGGTACGGGGACCGGGGCTTCCCGCCGGTCATCCCCCCGAAGTCCACCCTGCTGTTCGAGGTGGAACTGCTGGACGTGAAGTAG
- the trxA gene encoding thioredoxin — MATVEISKEIFKDTVGKEGIVLLDWWAAWCGPCRNFGPIYEKVSENHKDLTFGKIDTEAQPELAGAFEIRSIPTLMVFRDGILLFEQAGALPAAALEDLISKVRALDMDDVRKQVAEQRASSEPPKA; from the coding sequence ATGGCGACGGTCGAGATCAGCAAGGAAATCTTCAAGGATACCGTGGGCAAGGAGGGAATCGTCCTCCTGGACTGGTGGGCCGCCTGGTGTGGCCCCTGCCGCAACTTCGGACCCATCTACGAGAAGGTGTCCGAGAATCACAAGGACCTGACGTTCGGGAAGATCGACACCGAGGCGCAGCCCGAGCTGGCCGGCGCGTTCGAGATCCGCTCCATCCCCACGCTGATGGTGTTCCGGGATGGCATCCTCCTGTTCGAGCAGGCCGGCGCGCTGCCGGCCGCGGCCCTGGAGGACCTCATCTCCAAGGTGCGCGCCCTGGACATGGACGACGTGCGCAAGCAGGTGGCCGAGCAGCGGGCCTCCTCCGAGCCGCCCAAGGCGTGA
- a CDS encoding HAD family hydrolase, with protein MLRAVLFDMDGVLLKSEEAWAHVVAAAGVHFRGSPVTREEFAPTFGQGTQADTEVFRLGCSPEALDRFYTEHFPRYAQHVWVNPDARPLLETLGRRGLRRAVVTNTASTLAPALLGAGHLAELFECIACANLVPRSKPAPDLVLYALEKLGVAASEAVMVGDSRYDRGAAAAAGVRFVGLGLDGDVRIEQLGALLAHLPPWDSNAQ; from the coding sequence GTGCTCCGGGCGGTCCTCTTCGACATGGATGGGGTGCTCCTCAAGAGCGAGGAGGCCTGGGCCCACGTGGTGGCGGCCGCGGGGGTGCACTTCCGCGGCTCGCCGGTGACGCGCGAGGAGTTCGCGCCCACCTTCGGCCAGGGCACCCAGGCGGACACCGAGGTCTTCCGGCTGGGGTGCTCGCCGGAGGCGCTGGACCGCTTCTACACCGAGCACTTCCCGCGCTACGCGCAGCACGTCTGGGTGAACCCGGACGCGCGGCCCCTGCTGGAGACGCTGGGCCGGCGGGGCCTGCGGCGGGCGGTGGTGACGAACACGGCCTCGACGCTGGCCCCCGCGCTGCTGGGGGCGGGCCACCTGGCCGAGCTCTTCGAGTGCATCGCGTGCGCGAACCTGGTGCCCCGCTCCAAGCCCGCGCCGGACCTGGTGCTGTACGCCCTGGAGAAGCTGGGCGTGGCGGCCAGCGAGGCGGTGATGGTGGGAGACTCGCGCTACGACCGGGGCGCGGCGGCCGCGGCCGGGGTGCGCTTCGTGGGGCTCGGGCTGGACGGGGACGTGCGCATCGAGCAGCTGGGCGCGCTGCTCGCGCACCTGCCCCCCTGGGACTCAAACGCCCAGTGA